A window of Hevea brasiliensis isolate MT/VB/25A 57/8 unplaced genomic scaffold, ASM3005281v1 Scaf7, whole genome shotgun sequence genomic DNA:
CTGCCATGGTTGAAGAAAATATTAGTTGTTTGCAACCGAAAAGTTGTGTTTCTTGAAGAGAAATGTGGAATCGGAGATTACTACTAGTAGCTTAAGGGTTCTGTTTcttgagaagaaatatggaattggaGATTACTACTGCCAATAGCTTAAGCTAGGATTGCGAATTTACTTAGGGAGACGTTTGGATAGATTGAGGGGTGAGGGAAATGTAAGTGATGAGAGGATAATAAATGATAAGGAATAGGAAGGGTAAAAAatgttataataaaaaaaaatcttatgttTAGGAATGGGTGAATTAATAGAAAGATAAAAAGCGGTaatgtatatttttttatatttgggAAGAGGTGAAAGAGGGATAAATTTAAGAGGGtgcataaataaaaatatttataactcTTATTTCTTTCTCGTTATCTCCCACGGggatgtaagaaaaattaagatttgaGGGATAAGAGAGTATAAGCTAACCCTTACTTACTCTTATCCCCCATTAGCTCACCTCTTTCCAAACAGGGAACAGGGGTAAAAGAGTTAATTACCCTTCTTATCTTTATTTATCCCTCCCTTGCCCTCATCCAAATAAATCCTTAGATGTAATCTTCAAGTCGATCCATGTGTCAAGTTCTTTTATCGGGTTGTGTTTTGATTGCAGATAGCACATTCTTCAAGCTTATCTCTCAAATTTAAGAGACCGAAAATAGTAGCCGCGTTTTGCAGGGAAGCAAAGAAGAGAATAAACCGATCAAAGTAAAACCAAGTTAGAGTTGGAGTTGGCTCTCCAAGGATTGAACTAGTTCTCTCTCACTAAATCCAAcacttattaataaaataaaagatatattGAAATTACTAAATTTTATTAAACAAAATATTAACATAATTTAACAAATTTCTATGCAATAGGtttttacaataaaaaaatataaaatttttaagaaaGTTATAATAAAAAACAACAGTTAACTTTCAATATTACACCacagaaaatttatttattatttagaaaaaaaattaaatcaaatttatatTTTCATACTATTTAATTTAACCCATTGAATCATCATGAGAATGTGTTATTCAATTTCGCATATTTAAGCTTATGCTACggtcattatttttaatttatataacactcttaattcatgtttaaaaaTACCAAATAAATtcgattaaatattttataaacttgTTAATATATTTAGAACCTAAATTACTTTGACATTTGTAGTATTAAAACAACTCaatgtaatattttaaaattaatgtaaaatttatctattacaaGCAAGTTGTGAAGACACCAATAAACAAAACAGCATTTAATTTAACTAAGGTTAATTCTTTCTGTAAAAAAATCTGTTTTGATATtcaaacttttaaaatttttaatatatgtattatttttaattttttttacattttaaaaaatacattaatcAATCCATTTAAACCAGAGTGGCAGAAACTTGACAAATGTGGATGCtgcttgaatttatttcttttatttattttttgtgtcAATATGATTCTTGGTGTGTTAAAATGGTCGTTAGTTTTTCTCTTCACAACTTTGTTGGGTTGAGAATGCCTTTCTTCCCAGATGATCTGAAAACTCCACTGAAAGAATAATGTGATTCGACCAATCTTATAATGATTCTCACATCATAAACGGTATCAGTATTATTGTAATTCCTGACCAAGAGATCTAAAGTAGAACATTGCTCCAACATAAGTGTTATTCTTTGTTTCAGCTTATTTAACAGTTCAAACTTAATTCTCATCACCATTCCCAATTTGAGAGGGTGAAACAAAACATTACAGAAAACTGAGTTTTTCTCCTCAGGAAGTACCTTGATCAAACTTTCTGTAATAACTCTTAGTAACAGGTGTGTAGGATATTTTGGCAGATTATGCGGTCCAGAAGGAATTTGAGAAAGCCATTTTGCTGTCCAGTGAGCTATGCATGATCAACAAGTTTGATCTTATCATCCCTTTTCTTTTAATTGATTCAATGACATCAAGAAAATGATCTATTCGAAGAGCAGAAACATTTTCAACCTACCAATTCTCTGCTACACATCTACGTTGTGAATTTTATGTATTATTTGCTCGAGCATTAAAGCACAATGAATTTGTTAATGATAGTTTTAAcattaataatacttataaaaaataagtaattaatgcaaaattttttaaatcctaatttttttatattattaaaaataaatcctTAAGGTATTTATACTAAAACATTCATAAACTTAATTGATTacggttaaaaaaaaaatactgactcaataaataaataaaaattgaaaaggtTTAACTATTTAAGGGTTAAAATAGCTCAGTCCAAGGTAACACTGAAGCAATGAAATTAAAAACCATTGAAGATTTAAAAACCATCAACGTAGTTCTTATTactgatttttaattttattagggTTTCCTTTTGGATTAGCAGCAATTTTTCATAAGTGAAACAAAAAAGAAATTGAGGCATGAGATGATATTTTAAAATAgtgtattttttttatatattaattatgtgATAAAATTAGATGATATTTAAAATATACACTATTTTTTAAAGCTATCATTGGAAAAATTAGAACAAATAAAAGGGAAAATGATGGGGAAAATCAACTAAATTTACATTTTATTAGAGATCTTAAGGGAACACTAGCTTGTGATGAGGGGATGATATATGGAGAGGTTAGAAGTACAGTGAAAAACAACACGAAAGCAAAATTGTCAGCATATTACATTCCATGCCTATTTGCAGATATTAGAGTTTCTCCACCCCTAGTTCACAGAGAGGAATGGATGCTCTAGTAAGCAATCAGCAGACCATCTATGAGCAGCAGTACGAACAAAACATCGGCTCAGAAAATCCTTTGCATCTTCTGATACATTACTGGGTATTTGAGGCAGTTCATCTGTATATCCAATCACCCACAGAAGATCTTCAACTTCTGAATATTCCCAGGCTGGTTTTCCAGTTAGCATCTCCAACACAGCACATCCAAAGGCCCAAATGTCTGTAGCATACCCAATCTTTTTTTCTCTCACCAATTCTGGAGACATATATCTGGTTGTGCCCCTCAAATCATGGAGCTCTTCATTCACTGCCTCAGCCAATCCGAAGTCCGCAAGCTTTGCTACAAAAGTTCCCTTCCTTTCTCCATTACCAGGCACCAGCAAAATGTTGTCCGGCTTGATATCGCAATGGATGTAGCCACGACAATGAATCTACTTCAACCCCTGAAGAACGTCTCTTGAATAATACTTAACATCAGAATCAGCCAACCCAAAACCGGATAATCTTATTTGTCGTTCTAAACTAAGTCCCGAACAGTACTCCAAGAGTAAGTTATATACTTTCACCCCATTAGCCATATGTGTGACTTCGTCTCCATAACAACGAACCACGTACGGACTGGAAGTAAGATCACAGAGAACTTGTTTCTCATG
This region includes:
- the LOC110643054 gene encoding mitogen-activated protein kinase kinase kinase 20, whose protein sequence is MEAIISVVVISSSSSSAPRKPKHDSKWYEMIKRRNAFKRKKKTPVVCFERDTTLEASHGLSWVRVCLLGKGGFGSVFYAKTRTTINQGTHLPPQMAVKSATMDQSSSLKHEKQVLCDLTSSPYVVRCYGDEVTHMANGVKIHCRGYIHCDIKPDNILLVPGNGERKGTFVAKLADFGLAEAVNEELHDLRGTTRYMSPELVREKKIGYATDIWAFGCAVLEMLTGKPAWEYSEVEDLLWVIGYTDELPQIPSNVSEDAKDFLSRCFVRTAAHRWSADCLLEHPFLSVN